In Zingiber officinale cultivar Zhangliang chromosome 11B, Zo_v1.1, whole genome shotgun sequence, a single window of DNA contains:
- the LOC122034399 gene encoding wall-associated receptor kinase 3-like codes for MSLLLSQMLLLLLLLAVASAVPDGRCLTKCGEVEIPYPFGIGDNCSLAGGFSLTCKTMESGLKKAFYRNVVEVLNISLPTGQVRMLNHISSVCYYPNHSFVSGIEWTLNMAPPYRFSDRLNKFTVIGCHTLAYIVSRHDNSSYQSGCVSMCQNKKSLTDGSCSGVGCCQTSIPKNLTYYSVTFDNVIRNAGNWGFGNCSYAVLLEAESFQFHTSYITTNQLMKIYSDASAPVVMDWAIGDETCEVAKRSQTSYACISNNSECIDSSNGHGYLCNCSTGYQGNSYVSNGCQDIDECNQQSNPCSDGADCQNMPGNYSCHCPEGTHGDAYNGTCIPNQKVSLAVKAVIGTSISLTFLLLFGMCICMIYQRKKLIQSRKRYFDENGGKQLREKITELCLQFSIFSEEEIEKAIKRVDKKNRILGQGGYGIVYKGKIRKNLFVAIKKPKVISKRQEKEFAKEMLILSQVNHKNIVKLLGCCLDVEVPMLVYEFVPHGNLFDQIHRSIDIDNFTLAVRLNIACDSADALAYLHSSASPAIIHGDVKSANILLDKKFTAKISDFGFSKLNPKDEEQLATVVQGTCGYLDPEFVQTCKLTEKSDVYSFGVVLLELLTRRKAIDFEKLGGERTLASIFISAKKDDRLGEFLDNQGSGKGDVQLIEMIGELAVQCLSARGEERPTMKDVADQLNKMRKFKQRPLTSSNVEDIQSFHPVTSDAQTSTSNTSCISEVALHIECAR; via the exons ATGTCTCTGCTCCTCTCCCAAATGCTACTACTGCTGCTGCTACTTGCAGTTGCCTCTGCTGTGCCTGATGGCAGATGCCTAACGAAATGCGGCGAGGTGGAGATCCCTTACCCCTTCGGCATCGGCGACAACTGTTCCTTGGCAGGAGGCTTCAGTCTAACCTGCAAAACCATGGAAAGTGGCCTCAAGAAGGCATTCTATCGCAATGTTGTTGAGGTCCTCAATATTTCGTTGCCTACGGGCCAAGTTCGCATGCTCAACCACATATCCTCGGTGTGCTATTATCCAAATCACTCCTTTGTCAGTGGCATAGAATGGACGTTGAATATGGCGCCCCCATATAGGTTCTCAGATCGGCTCAACAAGTTCACTGTCATCGGATGCCACACCCTTGCCTACATAGTCAGCAGACACGATAACAGTAGCTACCAGAGTGGCTGTGTGTCCATGTGCCAGAATAAAAAAAGCCTCACTGATGGCTCTTGCTCCGGCGTTGGTTGCTGTCAGACTTCCATACCCAAGAATCTCACATACTATAGTGTTACGTTTGATAATGTTATCAGAAACGCAGGGAACTGGGGATTTGGGAATTGCAGCTACGCCGTCTTGTTGGAGGCAGAGTCGTTCCAGTTTCATACATCTTACATAACGACGAACCAACTGATGaaaatttacagtgatgcctcggCGCCGGTAGTCATGGACTGGGCCATTGGAGATGAGACCTGTGAGGTAGCTAAGCGCAGCCAAACCTCTTATGCCTGCATCAGCAATAACAGCGAGTGCATCGACTCTTCCAATGGTCATGGTTATCTTTGCAACTGTTCGACAGGATACCAAGGCAATTCATACGTCTCCAACGGATGCCAAG ACATCGATGAGTGCAATCAACAGTCAAATCCATGCTCAGATGGCGCCGACTGCCAGAACATGCCCGGGAATTATAGTTGTCACTGCCCCGAAGGCACTCACGGTGACGCTTACAATGGAACATGCATCCCAAATCAGAAGGTTTCCTTGGCGGTGAAAGCGGTTATAG GCACCTCCATCAGCTTGACTTTCTTACTCCTATTTGGCATGTGCATCTGTATGATTTATCAGAGAAAAAAACTTATCCAGTCAAGGAAAAGATATTTCGATGAAAATGGGGGCAAGCAATTACGGGAGAAAATAACAGAACTATGTCTTCAATTTAGTATCTTTTCCGAAGAAGAAATAGAGAAGGCGATAAAGAGAGTTGATAAGAAAAACAGAATTCTTGGGCAAGGCGGATATGGAATTGTTTACAAAGGAAAGATAAGAAAGAATCTGTTTGTCGCCATAAAGAAGCCAAAAGTTATAAGTAAGAGACAGGAGAAAGAATTTGCAAAGGAAATGCTTATTCTTTCCCAAGTCAATCATAAGAACATAGTAAAGCTCTTGGGCTGTTGTTTGGATGTGGAGGTTCCCATGTTGGTCTATGAGTTTGTCCCTCATGGTAACCTGTTTGATCAAATCCACAGAAGCATAGACATAGACAACTTCACTTTAGCTGTGCGTTTAAACATTGCTTGTGATTCTGCTGATGCTCTTGCTTATTTACACTCTTCGGCTTCGCCTGCAATCATTCATGGAGACGTTAAGTCTGCTAATATCCTCCTAGATAAAAAGTTCACTGCAAAAATTTCTGATTTTGGATTTTCAAAGTTAAATCCCAAGGATGAAGAGCAACTTGCTACCGTAGTTCAAGGGACCTGCGGTTACTTGGACCCCGAGTTCGTTCAAACATGCAAATTAACTGAAAAAAGTGACGTTTATAGCTTTGGTGTAGTGCTCTTAGAATTACTGACACGTAGGAAGgcaattgattttgaaaaacttggaGGAGAAAGGACTCTTGCATCAATCTttatttcggccaagaaagacgATCGACTCGGGGAATTCTTGGACAATCAAGGGTCAGGTAAAGGAGATGTACAACTGATTGAAATGATTGGAGAGCTGGCAGTGCAGTGCTTGAGTGCAAGGGGAGAAGAAAGACCTACGAtgaaggatgtggccgaccagcTAAACAAAATGAGAAAGTTCAAGCAGCGCCCATTGACATCATCAAATGTTGAGGACATCCAGAGCTTCCATCCTGTTACATCAGATGCTCAAACGTCTACAAGTAACACTAGTTGTATTTCAGAGGTTGCACTGCATATTGAATGTGCAAGGTAA